One Gossypium raimondii isolate GPD5lz chromosome 3, ASM2569854v1, whole genome shotgun sequence genomic window carries:
- the LOC105794486 gene encoding histidine kinase 3, producing the protein MSLLHVFGFGLKVGHLVWMLCCWIASMILMNWSINGEFKDPKAGLLGDSGSKMWFKCWDEISKYSFKIHHQYYQYIGSKRVGKSWSRKLLFSWVIGWTLASIWIFCCMSSQATEKRKEMLASMCDERARMLQDQFNVSMNHIQALSILISTFHHGKYPSAIDQRTFARYTERTAFERPLTSGVAYAVRVLHSEREQFERQQGWTIKRMDTLEQNPVHKDDYHPDFLEPSPIQEEYAPVIFAQDSVSHVVSIDVLSGKEDRENVLQARKSGKGVLTAPFRLLKTNRLGVILTFAVYKRDLPSNAAHNERIQATDGYLGGVFDIESLVEKLLHQLASKQTILVNVLDTTNQSYPISMYGSNASNDGLEHVSHLNFGDPFRKHEMRCRFKQKPPLPWLAITTSIGILVIALLVGHIFHATVNRIAKVEDDCLKMMELKKQAEAADVAKSQFLATVSHEIRTPMNGVLGMLDMLMDTDLDVTQLDYVRTAQASGKALVALINEVLDQAKIESGKLELEEVQFDLRAILDDVLSLFSGKSQDKGVELAVYISDRVPDMLIGDPGRFRQIITNLMGNSIKFTEKGHILVTVHLVEEVIDSIEVETESSSKNTLSGFPVADRRQSWKGFRTFSQEGSMHPFSDSINLIVSVEDTGVGIPPEAQSRVFTPFMQVGPSISRTHGGTGIGLSISKCLVGLMKGEIGFVSIPKIGSTFTFTAVFTSGCSSSKEYKSQQINCQSNTVSSEFHGMRALVMDPRPVRAKVSKYHIQRLGIHVEVVSDWKQGLSSISRANNAIHMVLIEQEVWDRDLKSSGLFMEKIGPGSPPKVFLLSNSINFSRGNTTPGAYGLTVISKPLRASMLAASLQRAMGIGSKGNPCNGELPSLSLRNLLLGRKILIIDDNNVNLKVAGGALKKYGADVVSATRGIKAIELLTPPHHFDACFMDIQMPEMDGFEATRIIRDVEQNINNHIKFGEISVDDYNNVSNWHVPILAMTADVIQATHEECLRCGMDGYVSKPFEAEQLYREVSRFFH; encoded by the exons ATGAGTTTGCTCCATGTATTTGGGTTTGGTTTAAAGGTGGGGCATCTGGTTTGGATGTTATGTTGCTGGATAGCATCTATGATTTTAATGAACTGGTCCATTAATGGTGAATTTAAGGACCCCAAGGCTGGTCTCCTTGGTGATAGTGGTAGCAAGATGTGGTTCAAATGTTGGGATGAAATCTCAAAGTATAGCTTCAAGATCCACCATCAGTACTACCAGTATATTGGTTCCAAGAGAGTTGGCAAGTCTTGGTCGAGAAAGCTCTTGTTTTCATGGGTAATTGGTTGGACCTTGGCTTCTATTTGGATCTTCTGTTGTATGAGCTCTCAAGCTACCGAAAAGCGCAAGGAGATGCTCGCTAGCATGTGTGATGAGAGAGCTAGGATGTTGCAGGATCAATTTAATGTCAGCATGAACCATATCCAGGCTCTCTCTATTTTGATCTCAACTTTCCACCATGGGAAATACCCCTCTGCTATTGATCAG AGGACTTTTGCGAGGTACACAGAACGAACTGCTTTTGAGAGGCCCCTCACAAGTGGTGTGGCATATGCTGTAAGGGTGCTCCACTCTGAAAGGGAACAATTTGAGAGGCAACAGGGCTGGACTATTAAGAGGATGGATACCCTTGAACAAAATCCAGTTCACAAGGATGACTATCATCCCGACTTCTTGGAACCGTCGCCAATTCAGGAAGAATATGCTCCTGTTATCTTTGCCCAGGATAGCGTTTCACATGTGGTTTCTATTGATGTGCTGTCTGGAAAG GAGGATCGTGAGAATGTATTGCAGGCAAGAAAATCAGGAAAAGGGGTGCTCACAGCTCCTTTTAGATTACTCAAAACAAATCGTCTTGGAGTTATTTTGACATTTGCAGTATACAAGAGGGATCTTCCCTCAAATGCAGCTCATAATGAGAGGATTCAAGCAACTGACGG GTATCTTGGTGGAGTGTTTGATATTGAGTCACTCGTCGAGAAGCTGCTACACCAGCTTGCAAGTAAACAAACAATCCTGGTGAATGTGTTGGACACAACTAATCAGTCTTACCCGATCAGTATGTATGGCTCTAATGCATCAAATGATGGGTTGGAGCATGTCAGCCACCTTAATTTTGGAGATCCTTTCAGAAAGCATGAGATGCGCTGCAG GTTTAAACAAAAGCCACCATTGCCATGGTTAGCAATAACTACTTCGATTGGCATCCTTGTAATTGCATTACTTGTTGGGCATATATTCCATGCAACTGTTAACCGAATTGCCAAGGTGGAAGATGATTGCCTTAAGATGATGGAGCTCAAAAAACAGGCTGAGGCAGCTGATGTTGCCAAATCTCAG TTTCTTGCTACTGTTTCCCATGAAATCAGAACTCCAATGAATGGTGTTCTGG GAATGTTGGATATGCTTATGGACACGGATTTAGATGTTACGCAACTAGATTATGTCAGAACTGCACAAGCTAGTGGGAAGGCACTGGTTGCTCTCATAAATGAAGTTTTGGATCAGGCTAAGATTGAATCTGGTAAGCTAGAGCTCGAGGAAGTGCAGTTTGATCTACGAGCCATCTTGGATGATGTGTTGTCACTATTTTCTGGGAAGTCTCAGGACAAAGGAGTAGAG TTGGCTGTTTACATCTCTGATAGAGTCCCTGATATGCTAATTGGTGATCCTGGGAGATTTAGACAAATCATCACCAATCTTATGGGAAACTCAATAAAA TTCACTGAGAAAGGGCACATCCTTGTTACAGTTCATCTTGTGGAAGAGGTGATTGATTCTATAGAAGTTGAGACAGAATCTTCATCAAAGAACACTTTGAGTGGTTTTCCTGTTGCAGATAGACGCCAGAGCTGGAAAGGATTTAGAACTTTCAGTCAAGAAGGATCCATGCATCCTTTCTCTGACAGCATTAATCTTATTGTATCGGTTGAAGATACAGGAGTAGGAATCCCCCCAGAAGCACAGTCTCGTGTTTTCACTCCTTTTATGCAAGTGGGCCCTTCTATTTCCCGAACACATGGTGGCACGGGCATTGGACTAAGCATAAGCAAGTGTTTGGTTGGTTTAATGAAAGGAGAAATTGGTTTTGTTAGCATTCCTAAGATTGGTTCCACTTTTACTTTTACTGCTGTTTTCACTAGTGGCTGCTCTAGCTCAAAGGAGTACAAAAGCCAGCAAATCAACTGCCAGTCTAATACTGTTTCCTCGGAGTTTCATGGGATGAGAGCATTAGTTATGGATCCTAGACCTGTCCGTGCCAAGgtatcaaaatatcatatccAACGGCTGGGAATTCATGTTGAAGTAGTTTCTGATTGGAAACAAGGTTTATCTAGCATAAGCAGGGCAAATAATGCAATCCACATGGTTCTCATTGAACAAGAAGTTTGGGATAGGGATCTAAAGAGTTCAGGTCTTTTCATGGAGAAAATAGGGCCCGGTTCTCCTCCAAAGGTATTCCTTTTGTCTAATTCTATCAATTTTTCCAGAGGAAATACTACTCCTGGTGCCTATGGCTTGACCGTCATCTCGAAGCCCTTGAGGGCTAGCATGTTAGCAGCATCTCTACAACGAGCCATGGGCATTGGGAGCAAAGGGAATCCCTGTAATGGAGAGTTACCTAGCTTGTCTCTTCGGAATCTTCTTCTTGGGAGAAAAATTCTAATTATCGATGACAACAATGTCAACCTGAAAGTTGCTGGTGGTGCACTGAAAAAATACGGAGCTGATGTGGTTAGTGCAACAAGAGGAATAAAGGCTATTGAACTGCTGACACCACCTCACCACTTTGATGCCTGTTTCATGGATATCCAAATGCCAGAAATGGATGG ATTTGAAGCTACGAGGATAATTCGGGATGTGGAACAGAATatcaataatcatattaaatttggAGAAATTTCAGTGGATGATTACAACAATGTTTCAAACTGGCATGTACCCATTTTGGCTATGACAGCAGATGTTATCCAAGCTACACACGAGGAATGCCTACGGTGTGGAATGGATGGATATGTGTCAAAACCATTCGAAGCTGAGCAGTTATACCGGGAAGTTTCACGATTTTTCCATTAG